The genomic region CCGAGTCAAGCTCCAGCGAGAAGGATTTGTCTAGCAGTAGTGTGAATGAAGTTTCGTCGAGTTCGCTAAAGTCGGGTGATTCGTCAAGTTCAAGTGAAATGCCGAAAAAATACGCCGAAGCGAAGGTCATGCCATTGGGAACATACGACTGTTCCGAATACAGCTGCTTCTCGACAGAATACCTGAATCAGGAATTTCTTGAAGTGGGGAGATATGGCGAAATTCTCGATGAACGCGATGGCCAGGTATATAAGGTTATTGAAATTGTCGACCAGGTGTGGATGGCTCAGAATCTGAATTACGAAGCGACGAACAGCTACTGTTACAACGACAACGACACTAACTGCACCAAGTACGGTCGCCTTTACACCTGGGCGGCAGCGATAGACTCTGTTGCGCTATATAACGGAGGCAAGGGCATGGACTGCGGCTACGGCAAGGCCTGTATTTTGCCCGATACGGTGTATGGAATTTGTCCGCCGGGCTGGCACTTGCCGACCAACATCGAATGGAATACACTGGTTACCGAAGTGGGCGGAGACTCGACAGCGGGCAAAATCCTCAAGTCAAA from uncultured Fibrobacter sp. harbors:
- a CDS encoding fibrobacter succinogenes major paralogous domain-containing protein codes for the protein MRNVITNTMGACHKRSMVVAICMLMLLLSACGDDDSSSVAPNEDEPSSSSVVQNSSSAKSSSSATSRSSEKDKLSSSSAGEEKSSSSANSSSSAESSSSEKDLSSSSVNEVSSSSLKSGDSSSSSEMPKKYAEAKVMPLGTYDCSEYSCFSTEYLNQEFLEVGRYGEILDERDGQVYKVIEIVDQVWMAQNLNYEATNSYCYNDNDTNCTKYGRLYTWAAAIDSVALYNGGKGMDCGYGKACILPDTVYGICPPGWHLPTNIEWNTLVTEVGGDSTAGKILKSKTGWYNNGNGTDGGGFSALPAGLRNNDGYFIDNGYGAYFWSATANDGNYASFMNLYHSLDSASQLNRYKYNAFSVRCVKD